A window from Hymenobacter volaticus encodes these proteins:
- a CDS encoding AAA family ATPase, which yields MLRVAITGPESTGKTTLSRQLAAHYHTTWAPEYARAYLEEKGPSYTLPDLEEIARGQLREEEQAAAEAQAQGHAVFFCDTDLLVIKVWAEHAFGHCPDWILQRIGQQLYDLALLLNVDLPWEPDPLREHPHLRQHFFQVYQQALVDQKANFSIISGALDQRFEQARQLVDELLGR from the coding sequence ATGCTGCGCGTTGCCATTACGGGCCCCGAGTCAACGGGCAAAACCACGCTTAGCCGGCAGCTAGCGGCGCACTACCATACCACGTGGGCTCCCGAGTACGCCCGTGCTTACTTAGAGGAAAAAGGCCCTAGCTATACCTTGCCTGACTTAGAGGAAATAGCCCGCGGCCAGCTTCGTGAAGAAGAGCAAGCCGCCGCCGAAGCGCAGGCGCAAGGCCACGCTGTTTTCTTCTGCGACACCGACTTACTGGTAATAAAAGTGTGGGCCGAACACGCTTTCGGGCACTGCCCCGACTGGATTTTGCAGCGCATCGGACAGCAACTCTACGACTTGGCGCTGTTGCTGAACGTGGATTTGCCGTGGGAGCCCGATCCGCTACGCGAACATCCGCACTTGCGCCAGCATTTCTTTCAAGTCTACCAACAAGCCCTAGTTGACCAGAAAGCAAACTTCTCTATAATCAGCGGGGCGCTAGACCAGCGTTTCGAGCAAGCCCGGCAGCTGGTGGATGAGTTGCTAGGCAGATAA